Part of the Oscillospiraceae bacterium genome is shown below.
AAAGAAAAGGGTCTCAGAAAGACGCACTTTTCTTACGAGGCAGTTGCCAATGCTTTTGACAAGGAGACGGCAGATAGAGTTTTTCCTCAGATAAAAGGGAAATCAGTCAGGAGCATAGATAATTTCTTACTGCAAACAATAAACATTCTGCTTGAAAAAGATGGTTATTTCACATTGAATACTGTAAAAAGTTTTTACAGTGATAATGATGTATTTTTCAGAGAAAAAACTTATATAAGGCAGATACCTGCGATAATGCAAATGCTTAACCTTGAAAAAGTCAAGGCATCAAAGAAGATTAAGGAACAGTACGGAATACTTTCTGCCGGTTTTCCATATATTTTCATCAAGAAATCTCAGCAATAAAAAATCCTGCGATCTAACCAGGTCGCCTTCTGAATTATTCTATTTTTTGACGGATTTTTTGAGAAAATTGTGATTTTACAGAATTTTTATGAATAAAGGAGATTATAAATTTTCGTTCAAAATCATCATCATAAAATATTTTCACTAATGAAAGGATGATGATTTTAATGACAGAAACTACTTACATAAGAAAAGGTGATATTTTCTATGTTGAACTTGGAACGGAGCGGAACGGTAGTGTTCAGAACGGAGGAGCAACCGGTGTTAGACCTTGTGTTGTTATGGCAAATGAGATTGCTTGTGAGGTTAGTCCGGTTCTGTTGGTTGTGCCTATTACCTCCAGTTTTGGGAAACACCGCAAAGGTATGCCGACACA
Proteins encoded:
- a CDS encoding type II toxin-antitoxin system PemK/MazF family toxin, with the translated sequence MMILMTETTYIRKGDIFYVELGTERNGSVQNGGATGVRPCVVMANEIACEVSPVLLVVPITSSFGKHRKGMPTHLELGNTLPKKSVALFEQVLTVNRYQLRDKIANLSEDLLEEANKKIMISFGLVPQYA